The segment AAGGGCGAGGCGATCATCTCCAACGCCAGCTGCACCACCAACTGCCTGGCACCGGTGGCCAAGGTGCTGAACGACAAGTGGGGCATCAAGCGCGGCCTGATGACCACCGTGCACGCTGCCACCGCCACCCAGAAGACCGTTGACGGCCCGTCCAACAAGGACTGGCGCGGCGGCCGCGGCATCCTGGAAAACATCATCCCGTCGTCGACCGGCGCCGCCAAGGCCGTGGGCGTGGTGATTCCGCAGCTGAACAAGAAGCTGACCGGCATGTCGTTCCGCGTGCCGACCTCGGACGTGTCCGTGGTCGACCTGACCGTCGAGCTGGAAAAGTCGGCGACGTACGAAGAAATCTGCGCCGAGATGAAGGCCCAGAGCCAGGGCGCGCTCAAGGGTGTGCTGGGCTACACCGAAGACAAGGTCGTCGCCACCGACTTCCGCGGCGATGCCCGCACCTCGATCTTCGACGCCGAAGCCGGCATCGCGCTGGACGGCACCTTCATCAAGGTCGTGAGCTGGTACGACAACGAGTGGGGCTACTCGAACAAGGTGCTGGAAATGGTCCGCGTCGCGGCCAAGTAATCCGGCAGCTTCCGCAGTAAAGGAAAACGCGCCTTCGGGCGCGTTTTTCATTTTCCGGCGCTGTGATATTCAGCCAGCCGGGCGGGGCGCCAGTGGGCGCGCGTCGATTGCGTCGCCGTCCACCAGGAAATGGCCGCCAGCCACATGGTGGATGGTGCGCAGCGCATCATGGCCGTCGAAATGCCAGCGCCCGTTGCTGAACACGCGCGAGTCCGCATGAGCGGCCACGACTTCGCCAAGGAACAGGTCGTAGGTCTGCTGCGTGGCCGGCTCCGGCAGCAGCCGGCATTCCAGCCAGGCCGCGCAGCCCTCCAGCAGCGGCGCGCCCACCGCCGTGCCGGCAAAGGTGCCAAGGCCGTAGGCGTCGAACTTGTCGGTGCCTTCCTGCTCCATCAGCGCCAGGCCCGAGCTGGAGCCCAGTGCCTCGGTCAGGTCGACCTGGCTGACGGTGGGGACCTGCAACACGAACTCGCCGCTGTCTTCCAGCAGGTGCCGGGTCCAGGTGCTCTTGTCCAGCACCACTGCCACCTTGGGCGGGGCGAAGTCGAGCGGCATGGCCCAGGCGGCGGCCATGATATTGCGCTTGCCGCCGGCGGCGGCGCTGACCAGCACAGTGGGGCCGTGGTTCAGCAAGCGGTAGGCTTTCGGGAGTGATACGGGC is part of the Cupriavidus necator genome and harbors:
- the gap gene encoding type I glyceraldehyde-3-phosphate dehydrogenase, with the protein product MTIKIGINGFGRIGRMVFRAAVANFKDIEVVGINDLLEPDYLAYMLKYDSVHGRFDGEVSVDGNTLVVNGKKIRLTAVKDPAELKWGEIGADVVVESTGIFLTKEGAQKHLDAGAKKVIMSAPSKDDTPMFVYGVNHESYKGEAIISNASCTTNCLAPVAKVLNDKWGIKRGLMTTVHAATATQKTVDGPSNKDWRGGRGILENIIPSSTGAAKAVGVVIPQLNKKLTGMSFRVPTSDVSVVDLTVELEKSATYEEICAEMKAQSQGALKGVLGYTEDKVVATDFRGDARTSIFDAEAGIALDGTFIKVVSWYDNEWGYSNKVLEMVRVAAK
- a CDS encoding flavin reductase family protein, whose protein sequence is MPEHFRLPVSLPKAYRLLNHGPTVLVSAAAGGKRNIMAAAWAMPLDFAPPKVAVVLDKSTWTRHLLEDSGEFVLQVPTVSQVDLTEALGSSSGLALMEQEGTDKFDAYGLGTFAGTAVGAPLLEGCAAWLECRLLPEPATQQTYDLFLGEVVAAHADSRVFSNGRWHFDGHDALRTIHHVAGGHFLVDGDAIDARPLAPRPAG